The DNA window TGACATACCACCATTTATAATTGTGactaaagtattttatttattttgcacaaaaataaaaataatggatGGTTCTTGATAATGGAATTGAACTATAGAGATTGACCCTAATGGGACCTAGGGTGTTAGATTAAGAGGCCAATATTAATCCACCCAAAAGTACTGATTaagaatgatttaaaatatattagagaATAGAAGCAAGTTAGATAATCTCTTTTTTGGATTTAGTTGCAATCTTCacaaaaatttacaaaatcattttttcatatttagaaaaacaattaatggATTGGTGaatgagtttatttaaatttgaattgtaactatttaagaataaattaacaacaaataagtgatgaattaaatttatttcaagactTTCACATGTCTCAAACTAAGAAAATTCTTTAATGATGTATAATAGGGTATAAGACTCTTTTCAAGATTACTTGTATAACTTTTTGGTATGTAAATATTGTCCATTgataaataaaaccaaaacatATACATTTGCTAAATTATGttattcaaaacaaataatgtaACAttgtctaaattatttttacactaaaaaaattgattgtatTATTTCcactaaatataaataaaattaatatctatttttattttgatattctttttaggtaattataataatggtgttttttttatttctatttcctatttattgatttttatatgttgtttaattttatcatctatatgttaacattttgttgattttaactatttatataaaatgactgtttttcaaatttcatatttgtaactaattaattaaaatcttaatatgAAATAGCACTGAATCCACATAATttccatatttataaattactagcatttagcccgtgtaTTTGcataagtaataatataaaaatcgtgaaaaaaaattacggataatattttttgacattttttaaccgttttaagtttatgggtgagtcaacccataatccgacccaagtatccatttactcaacatcattatatattagttagttaaaaagttgaacttatattaatattaaaacgtcccgcgtttatcaaatttggtgttgaatttaaaatataaagtctttgtagcctagttggttaaagagttgtacttgttttgttaggttgcaagttcgaaacatacctctagcatttttaattttatttttaaccgttttaaatttaaaaacgggtcaacccacaatccgacccaagtatccaaattaaccacagctctcgacccggcaatccggacactttaaaaattaagcatcattatatatatatagattagttagttaaaaagttgaacttatattaatattaaaacgtcccgcgtttatcaaatttggtgttgaatttaaaatataaagtctttgtagcctagttggttaaagagttgtacttgttttgttaggttgcaagttcgaaacatacctctagcatttttaattttatttttaaccgttttaaatttaaaaacgggtcaacccacaatccgacccaagtatccaaattaaccacagctctcgacccggcaatccggacactttaaaaattaagcatcattatatatatatagattagttagttaaaaagttgaacttatattaatattaaaacgtcccgcgtttatcaaatttggtgttgaatttaaaatataaagtctttgtagcctagttggttaaagagttgtacttgttttgttaggttgcaagttcgaaacatacctctagcatttttaattttatttttaaccgttttaaatttaaaaacgggtcaacccacaatccgacccaagtatccaaattaaccacagctctcgacccggcaatccggacactttaaaaattaagcatcattatatatatatagattagattTACTAAATACTTTTATAACTATTTGTATAATCTTATACTCAATGCATTAATTCCTTCCTaatcttgtttaattaatttgggtaactaaatcaaatttgaatcaattttattattttaaaaaaattggataaGATTGCTTAATCTTTGTTCTTggtattaaatttcaaataaaaataattttaattttgtttgaatcttATGACTTGTTTGTTTatcaattatcaaataaatataacacaaaaaatagaaatatataattaagttttttttattcaaaccaaacaagtccgaaattttatgttgttttacatatttattaccttGTTTGCACGTGCCACGCATTAGATGTCCACCACGTAAGTGTTGTAGTGCTCATCAATAGTATGTAATTTCttactgtttttttttataacacaaacatttgaattatttaaattaaaaataattaaataaattcaatactttttaatcatttttatcaattaaaatatcatgattatttaaattttatatttaaaataaaattactaaatatattttaatcttttcaaacaaatcattaaaaagttattttcaaaaaaccaaacaaacaatcTTTTGAAATCtacatttaattcattaaattttttggttaaataaaggctagtttgatttcattttaaaacacaaataaattattatattagttttaattaaataaatacaatcaaatatatctcaaatatttaaatattatcaagttgtgaattaaaaaataaaaaagctgAATCACATGTATAATTATAGtgatgaataataatataattttaacattatgtaaacttaaatttatatatttagttaagattttttagaattttcaaatcacaaatattaaacttttaatattcatttaaaaagtaatttaacAAAAGTTATTttcctttaatatatataatttttattgggtTGAAATCTACGTTTAATtcattaagatatatttttgttattattattggttaaaaaaaagttactttaatttaatttataaatacaaataaataggcaaaaaaaaatataaccgTTAAGAATTATTCACtgtgtcataataataataacgttATACGAATAGATTAGGAAAACAAGTGGAGTTGTgtagaaattttattattattattttttttttagatatttgagttaattaattatttttatgtatttaatttttatttaattttttttattaaatagatcttttaaaaaaatatattatttaaattttaatattcattgtttaaataaagtttagcattaaatacaataatctcatttataaaaataaagtaaaagagATTAGATTGATGGTGGGGTCCAATATAGAAAGGCCTACGTAACAAGTGGTGGTGGTGACTGCTTGACTGGTGTGTATAGATTATATAAATGGCGGATATTAGAGAGAGAGTATAGAAAGAGAAACAAAAACAGTCTTCATTTCTTCATAACTCTCAACCAGAAAGAAACATCAATGGGGGAGGTCTCTCTCTCACCTCAATTTCATCGAAACCCATCTCTTCAATTTCTTTCATCCTTTCCTGATTTCgttttttctttgatttaggctcaagaagagaagaaaccagAGGAGAAGAATatggaagaggagaagaaaccAGAGGAACCTAAAAAAGAAGAAGCCCCTAAACCAGATGATGAAAAGAAATCCGATGAAGCCCCACCGCCACCACCGCCGCCGGCGGAAATCATCCTCAGAGTTTACATGCATTGTGAAGGCTGTGCCAAGAAAGTCCGGCGATGTCTTAGAGGTTTCCCAGGTATGAAAAAAGATCATTTCTTTTTCAGATTTTGATGGGTTCTCTTTTGGATGATCGATTTAGTGTTTTGATTTGTGAACATTAGGAGTTGAAGATGTTTTTACCGATTGCAAAACCCATAAAGTGGTAGTGAAAGGAGAGAAAGCTGATCCATTGAAGGTATTAGAGAGAGTTCAGAAGAAAAGCCACCGTCAAGTCGAGCTTCTCTCTCCGATCCCAAAGCCGCCGGCGCCGGAGGAACCCAAGAAGGTTGAGGAGAAAGATCTACCTAAACCGGAAGAACCCAAAGAAGTGGTATGTTTTTTACAtcatttttcattcaattttgaatgaattaatcTAATATCAAGTTCTATACAGCCTCAAGTGATTATTGTTGCTCTTAAAGTACACATGCATTGTGAAGCTTGTGCTCAAGAAATCAAACGTAGAATCCTTAAAATGAAAGGTATAAATTATGGGTCCATCTtgatatacatattttatatgttGTTTGATTCTATTCTATTCAagaattgaatttgatttgtttaatgaaaattgaCAGGAGTTGAGAAAGTAGATGCAGATCTAAAGATTTCCCAAGTAACCGTTAAAGGAATTTTCGATCCATCGAAGCTTCTAGAATATGTTTACAAACGGACTGGAAAGCAAGCTGTGATCTTGAAACAGGAGCCTGAGAAGAAAGAGGAAGTAGAGAAAGCCAAGGAAGAGAATAAAGGTGAGGAGGAGGCGGCGGCGCCGCCTCCAGCACCGGCGCCGGCGGTTGAGGAAGAAAAGAAGGACGGTGGCGGAGAGGAAACGAAGGAGAAAAAGGAAGGTGATGATACGGCGGCGCCGGCGCCGCCGGCAGATGAGGATGCCGGAAAGGTGGTGGAGGTGAAGAAGAATGAGTTTTATTACTATTATCCTACAAATTTCCAATTATACCCTCCTAGGTTTGCGACTGAGATGTACTCTACTCATCCTGGTTATGCCCCTCAGATGTTTAGTGATGAGAATCCGAATGCATGTAGCGTGATGTAAAAAGGGATGAATATGAGGGGTAAAATGGGGAAAGAAATGTATGGGCAGAATGTCCATGGATGATGGCTTTGCATGTGATGCTGCTGGTgcttgtttttttctttttttttactgCAGAGTTAAAACTATAGTAAAAATTTTGTACTgctataatttctttttttttcattttaagaaTATGtgatatattatgaataataataataataaattaataaaaagagaagggatattattattaattaacttatataattatgataggGCAGCCTTTTGTGGGTggttgaattatttattatttaattttggatTCTTTTTCAGATGGGAGAAAGTATAAACTGTGGGACATCGTGGGTACAATTTGAGGTATGAgttaaatgataattataaaatatttaatttttatctgaAGTCCCAACTcccaatatttaatattattaattatttaattgtaataaaaaatactaCTTGTACCATATCGGTGGCATTTGtcctattttaaaatttttagtcCATCAAAAAGAAGTTAAGTctacataaataaatagttGATTTAATGAAAATGGTACTTTTAACacgtaatttatttatattttaatataattaaaaattaggtattagttttttttcaaaaaaaaatcaatttttcaattaataatttctcaaaattacattatttatttaattaataaaaatattaaaatattctttattttaaattaattttttatatatatatattaatacctttatttttaccaaaaataattattattcttccccaaaattattaacaatcattattttttatcctttagatttaaaaaaaaaaaatcaatccgAACAAGaccttaaatataaaaaatatataattaaaacaaaattaatcgaaaaaatacaacttttaaattaaatttgtttatgcCATCAAAGTTATaccaaactaataatatatatatatatatatatatatatatatatattaatattaatattggaAGCTAAAATAAAATCTCACAGCTATAATTTATAGTTTCAATTTAAAACGCTAAGTATAAATTAAACATGTAATCTCTTGTCTTTTAGGAACCAATTTTACAATTTGAGCTACCTTgggataaattttttaattttcgaTTTTACTCTTTACAAAATTAGATGAAATACAAGTTTTCAAATAAGCTCGATATTTGtagttcaattttagttttacATTTCAAAGTAATCAAACAAGCCTGTACATGTTCCAGTTTTGGGAAATTGTACAATTTGAAAATAGTAAAACTGAAGGATTATAACTTAGAAATCAAGGGAAAAGAAACCTTTAACAAAAGAGAGGTTGGTAGTAcaaaaaaagtgttttttaaGCAAGATCATCTGTAATGTGTACCAGatgaattgaatttaatatatatatattttatttgaaaatgtttgttAGTAAAATGTATGTATGACCCGGATGTTATGTGATCGATGTAGTTTATTAAGTTTTTGTTAAGatgagtaaatattttttaagagttcaatttgcatttaaaatttgagtttgtataacaaaaattataatatattgtcgGCCATATAAACAATCCTAGTTTAAATGTCAAGAATATGACATcatattagtttattaaaattaaaaagtatataattttttattttatttttaccttaCCTACCTATAAAAGTTACCTAGGAATGAGAATCTAAATGCGCAGGAAACATGggcctaataataataatgtgaaaaacagTGTGATTCAACTACCTACTGATTCAATTATTCCTTTCTTGATAAGCACTAATCTCAAGATCATGTGAGATCTCACTTCCTCTAGattaattcataatttgttattattattattattatcatacaAGAATAAGATCTAGATttgttgtaaaaatatattatcttaaacATGGTACATGATATTACAACATTGATGTCCTTAATACAACAAAACCAAATTTCGCTAAAAAAAACGAAAACAAATTCATGGGTTacgttttaaataataacatttaaatttgtcGGTAAACTATTCTAGGTAGTGATCGTTTGAATAAATTTTGTGACTTTGAATTAagttggtgacaacaagaaatatatgttttttgaaAACTACTAGTTTGGTGGGGATTTTATTGTTTTGGGACTTGTTTATATGTATTAAGGGTTATTGTTAATATTGTTTGGCATAAAAGATGctaataaatgcattttttgtgttttaaataaaatattaatacaggTGATGTTAATTAGGTAGGTTTGTTGTTACTTGTTACCATcaggaaaaaataaattttatacatgACATGAGTATTGTAAAAAATTCCAAGTTAGCAtgataaacattttaattaataatttaagctTAATAAGTTAACtatttcattataataaaatatgataatcatCTTAATAATTTGTCTTCATTGATAAATCCTTTTTCTGTCATTGAATAATgcataaatgaaaatttattattgaattgtCAAATTATTCTTTCTATTtacatttttatgaaaaaaaaaatagtaaaatgaaccattttaatgttttaaaatttagcaAAATTAACTTACCAAAATAGTTCAGTGTTAAAAGTCGATTTAAGAAACCAAAATATCACGGGTTCGATTTAATCTGAAAACTCTCTTTAAATTTAAGCAGGGGACATGACTGTGGGGTGTCATCCTAATTCTTCTTTAATTCCAAAATTTTAACAAGTTTCTACCCCATATTTACAATGATTAAAATtacatcaaattaaaatatattagcaTTTGACacttgaaataattaattaaaatagcaCAAAATGCTGATAATCTTTTCTAAATGATTTCTAAAAAGAATCTAGTTGCCTATTATGTTACATGGGGACTTCAACACAACTTGCATTGTAATTATATACCATCATTTCTTTTTCgacttttattatttcatttcatCATTATAGCCTCTTTTTGCCAACacttttgttattttcaaatttttgtttattttttgaaaagtaGATTAGTTGGGTAagaatttttactttaattaactatttagaTGATCTATTTACAAATAAGGACATTGTCTAAACTCTAACGCATGGTAAGTACCCCAAACCACCTAATTAGGATAGTCCCACTCTAAGGTTAAAATTTTTGTACTTCATTTAATTAAGTGTCTTAAATAAAAAGTAGGTATAACATTATATGTTATTTGTTAATTTGCATTGTTTAtgagatatattttattaataattgcCAAACAGAGGAAGGGCAGTCACAAATCACAACCTAATCCTCAAGGTAGAATTATCAGCAGGGATCCTTGTTCTCAATTTCTTCTTACTCTGCTACCCTAACTTGAGAGGGggtaaaatagtaaaaaaataaacttttttttgtaaAGACTGTTTTGCCCCTCCTATGTGAGAGGAAGAGAAAAATCGAGAATAAACTATCCCGTATCCTAGATTATAGGGTACGAAAAGATAACAATGTTagagtattattttttatttgaattatttaaataatttttgtgcaattgaaatgatttaaaccaaaatatatgaatatataatgaaaaataaatatttaataaaatgatattttaattaatgatttagataATAGTATTCACGATAAAATTTTTGTGAATTATTTAATAGttcaattcatattattattttaaaataatttcatgttaagtttaaatataatacaaaaatgaaattacTTGAAGcaattgatgttttttttttttttttttaaacagttaaaaccatttcattaaaatcttaaaagtgggagggtcaagaatcaaaactagacaaatctTAGTTATGATTAAAAGATAACTATTAAACGACCCTAAAaacctgattagtagcaatcaaacatacaagaaatagagattacaaacaaagattacaaactgtataaaatcataattatcccaatcaagatttttatttccatatcaACATGATGTTTCAACATATtgtctttctcttcctcttgtccttcctcttcctctctcattcctcttgcaatgaacgggggatgaactgaagaagttgatgaatactgcatattctcatcttaatttctttctttatatgaacttgttcttatttgatagaaagaattattcttCAGAATTTCCGAGCTCTTCACCttattgttctcaacttgaattttgagatcattgtctttaatCCTTCAACTTCATTTTTGGAATCCTCAACAACTTTAGATTCCTCTGTATCAACATTGacattctcttcttcctcttgattagcCTGAGTATCTTTCTCTctgttttcatcagcaaccacttcaacttgatttgattgagaatcatcaattatctcttcaacatgattaggttgatgATCCACCTTTTTCTTCGTATTATtttcttcttgtacataattttatttatcttttgtttcctattctttaaccacatttttctctttgaaaATAGACACATTTGTATCATTTTCCTGCATCTTTATTTTCTGACCATTATGAATTTTctaatcttcttccttagccaaatcacattttgggcttgcatgttggaTAGTATTGCAGAAAAGTATCTgtctggcctccactcataagtgatttccataaCAGTAGGTTTTCCTTTTTTTGTCTACTACTGTCATACTTTTCGGCAGTGTGtttctaggatgcacctcaatgctaattctagtaAATGTTAGGTGCTCTCATTCTTCGGTAATTGAATCAATGTAGaatggtctacccaataaacctgccAAATGACTAAGAGcttcagaattgtacatatgtgcagGTATATTtcagagcttgaaccatatctgtgtagtttcttttggcttactcaataggttcaagtcttcgGACCATTTTTCTAACTTCATACAATTGGgtcctatatatgtatgcccattttcttGAATTTCCTCTAGATTAGATCCCTTtatgaatttaagaaaatataaatcatggacaTTTGTTGAAATCTTCTTCAGTCCTTTTCCTTCGTATTGCTTCAACAATGTATCTTTAGTaattgagaatgatactctgtttttccctatatagtttcccacaactacattttcccattcctttatacagttttcctctacttcagtaggcaatttaaatttaaatggagaattcagtacctccacttttgtctgtgtattgtcaaagtagatttttcctttataaGATTGATCTTTTgacttttttgcattgttgttcttccagacttcattagttttccatgtAGAGTTGCTTCTaatagtatatgacttagatttgggagccttcattagttccttcattgtagcaactaaccattgaacaatttcttcatattcttcttttttcaacaGATTCTAGTCTTGTAGATAGTGggtgttgagttgaattgtaatatgttgtgctttctccttatttatgacaatttctcccttttggcatgcataagaaactttgtaatctgattcttgagcccaaacagattagctctttcattatagcgtATCTTCCAAGCTCATTCATTATCTCCTTGTTTTCCtgtattattttcaatatgAGTTTTCCCAACAGTAGTTGGAGCAGGTTGCTTAATTGTGTTGGTATCCTGCTGTTCTTTGATAACTTTTTCAgaaattctttcaaattatttgacTGTTGCTTCTTTAATTCCTTCCAGCGCAAAATTTCTAACtttttttgatttattacttttgttcttcccTTCCCCATAATGGTAGAGACAGAGTAATAGAACAAATTAATTGCAGAAATCCTAACGTCGCTTATAAATGTacaagaaaccctagactagCAACATTTAATGAACAGTGTAAGACAATATCGGGATGCCCGTGTCGATCGTCCCGTGCCACCTGTGTCTATTGTGTtgccgatcgtgtcgtgccGCTTGTGTCAATGGCACTTCCGATGTCGATTTGATGACTAACGGTGCAGGACAATATCGTGTTGTCCGTGCCTATTGTGCCGCTGTACCAATCGTGCCGTCTGTACCGATCTTGTCGCCCGTGCCGATCGAACCGTCTGTGCCGATCACGAATCAAATCTCCAgacatttttagattatttaaccATTCTCTTTTCCTATCTTTGGACAACACTATtgagtgtttttttattatgattgtgaaataaattgagaaaaaagttatattttaggcaaatattaaacattatttacaaCATTTTATATGGAAAGTGAAGCAACATTTTcggttttttttcttttcgaTTTCTTGGGTTTtc is part of the Impatiens glandulifera chromosome 1, dImpGla2.1, whole genome shotgun sequence genome and encodes:
- the LOC124918631 gene encoding heavy metal-associated isoprenylated plant protein 7-like, giving the protein MGEAQEEKKPEEKNMEEEKKPEEPKKEEAPKPDDEKKSDEAPPPPPPPAEIILRVYMHCEGCAKKVRRCLRGFPGVEDVFTDCKTHKVVVKGEKADPLKVLERVQKKSHRQVELLSPIPKPPAPEEPKKVEEKDLPKPEEPKEVPQVIIVALKVHMHCEACAQEIKRRILKMKGVEKVDADLKISQVTVKGIFDPSKLLEYVYKRTGKQAVILKQEPEKKEEVEKAKEENKGEEEAAAPPPAPAPAVEEEKKDGGGEETKEKKEGDDTAAPAPPADEDAGKVVEVKKNEFYYYYPTNFQLYPPRFATEMYSTHPGYAPQMFSDENPNACSVM